One region of Paenibacillus polymyxa M1 genomic DNA includes:
- a CDS encoding SPASM domain-containing protein: MLAVDVHGNLYPCQRFVNEKDYSLGNVREGMDVRKKSGMLSEMRLEKRTVCGECWAKNLCGGGCPQENMVLSGSINEPVDKYCNFTRSAIMDCMKLYLRLTKEDKKNLFSAKRQREQLLEDASFDN; encoded by the coding sequence ATGCTTGCCGTTGATGTGCATGGTAATCTTTATCCTTGTCAACGATTTGTTAATGAAAAGGATTACTCTTTAGGAAATGTAAGGGAAGGGATGGATGTAAGAAAGAAGAGTGGCATGCTTAGTGAGATGCGTTTAGAGAAGAGAACTGTATGCGGAGAATGTTGGGCTAAGAATCTATGTGGTGGAGGTTGTCCTCAAGAAAATATGGTGCTTAGTGGTTCAATTAATGAGCCAGTGGATAAATACTGTAACTTTACTCGTAGTGCAATAATGGATTGTATGAAATTGTATTTACGATTAACTAAAGAAGACAAGAAAAACCTGTTCTCTGCTAAGCGGCAGCGAGAGCAACTATTGGAGGATGCCTCATTTGACAATTGA
- a CDS encoding ABC transporter ATP-binding protein, with amino-acid sequence MPHLTIDIQALSKSYGSHQVLNELHFHIDNGIFGLLGDNGAGKTTLMKILATLLRFDRGEVEIFGHSLKKEPDAIRSLLGYLPQYFDFFPNVTILESMNYFAALKGIQGKHHIQEETSQRLIEVGLIDQVDKKIKQLSGGMKQRLGIAQAMLGQPKLLIVDEPTVGLDPKERIAFRNLLQNYGEDRIILLSTHIVPDVSSTCDKLLVLKEGRCLYQGAIDDMIRTVEGKVWLVDVGKRQLEQLSQQARITSIVRKEGRVQARLLCNYPPDCCTEVTPETANLEDAYLYISDPEES; translated from the coding sequence ATGCCTCATTTGACAATTGATATTCAAGCTTTAAGTAAGTCATATGGTTCTCACCAAGTACTTAACGAGCTTCATTTTCACATTGATAATGGTATATTCGGACTGCTCGGAGACAATGGAGCGGGTAAGACCACTTTAATGAAAATTCTTGCCACTTTACTTAGATTCGACCGAGGGGAAGTTGAAATATTCGGACATTCTTTGAAAAAAGAACCTGATGCTATTCGTTCTTTACTAGGTTACTTGCCTCAGTATTTTGATTTTTTTCCAAATGTGACTATTTTGGAATCCATGAACTATTTTGCGGCTTTAAAAGGTATTCAAGGTAAACATCATATTCAAGAGGAGACATCACAGCGATTAATTGAGGTGGGACTTATCGATCAAGTTGATAAAAAAATAAAACAGCTGTCTGGGGGAATGAAGCAGCGCTTAGGAATTGCTCAAGCTATGTTAGGACAGCCTAAGTTGTTAATTGTTGATGAGCCTACGGTTGGACTGGACCCCAAAGAACGAATTGCTTTTCGAAACTTGCTTCAAAATTATGGAGAAGACAGGATTATATTGTTATCTACTCATATTGTTCCTGACGTTTCAAGCACATGTGACAAACTACTCGTTTTAAAAGAAGGCCGTTGTCTGTACCAAGGGGCTATAGACGATATGATTCGAACTGTCGAGGGTAAAGTGTGGTTGGTTGATGTTGGAAAGCGTCAATTGGAACAATTAAGCCAACAAGCTCGAATCACTTCCATTGTGCGGAAGGAAGGAAGAGTTCAGGCTCGATTATTGTGTAACTACCCTCCAGATTGTTGTACAGAAGTCACACCCGAAACGGCTAATCTTGAGGATGCGTATCTGTACATTTCCGATCCGGAGGAGAGTTAG
- a CDS encoding ABC transporter permease: protein MGQVIRALVQFEVLLMKKSVVFFIALTFSCFLIPLFLYLGAGNKNNTLWIFLHHGQMFFTILLMPLMYSVLYDGEKQKMISSVIMPKLPKGAQYFYCKSCVLWGVVCLFQFVALAIFCVVQWTTHGKAPFLILLHLTVAGVATMGYSVQITVILNLLLRKQLYVNIVMLVYLLISITINLPYISIWFNPDWIISNFFTQSFAFGRVFLFLLMWVLMKVSNHLWMARVQE from the coding sequence ATGGGACAAGTAATCAGAGCCCTAGTTCAATTTGAAGTTTTGCTTATGAAAAAGAGTGTAGTGTTTTTTATAGCACTAACGTTCTCTTGTTTTTTAATTCCTTTATTTTTATATCTAGGAGCAGGAAATAAGAATAACACGTTATGGATATTTTTGCATCATGGACAAATGTTCTTTACCATATTACTAATGCCGTTAATGTATTCTGTTCTTTATGATGGCGAGAAGCAAAAAATGATCTCTTCTGTTATTATGCCTAAATTGCCTAAAGGAGCCCAATATTTTTATTGTAAGAGTTGTGTATTATGGGGAGTGGTTTGCTTATTTCAATTTGTCGCTTTAGCTATATTTTGTGTGGTTCAATGGACGACTCATGGTAAGGCTCCATTCTTGATACTGCTTCATCTAACAGTAGCAGGTGTAGCAACTATGGGATATTCTGTTCAAATTACTGTCATATTGAACTTGCTCTTACGTAAACAACTGTATGTGAACATTGTAATGCTCGTTTACCTTTTAATCAGTATTACTATCAACTTGCCTTACATTTCAATCTGGTTTAATCCAGATTGGATTATTTCCAATTTCTTCACACAGTCGTTTGCTTTTGGGCGAGTATTCCTATTTTTGCTTATGTGGGTATTGATGAAAGTCAGTAATCATCTATGGATGGCGAGGGTACAAGAATGA
- a CDS encoding ABC transporter ATP-binding protein produces the protein MTNEKSFKEILLYQLSDYFTAKYKDIFDVFYKEDKYLAKKRIALYLSFQVISTLFIAIALIMIIQISWKEEFLVGSIYALVQAVLLANQNINTVSQGLISLCDHNLYLDELFAFFNIKPKQDSSRMLLRESGIQADSTIECIEFKNVSFAYPDQKELALKDISFKMKRGESLALVGRNGSGKTTVIKLLTGLYEDFEGDILINSISVRNYNKEMLYKKVGVIFQDFVQFDFSVRENIGFGSIGDLELDTRMWESAQHTGVDSVIRDLPNQLEQQLGRNFEGGIQLSGGQWQKIAISRALFKDADVYVLDEPSSFLDPESEKQVFKQFQKFVDNRLCLYISHRYTSVLYADKILVMEKGQIVEGGTHQELIENRGFYYNLFSDEIHTFQKALVINDVR, from the coding sequence TTGACTAATGAGAAGTCTTTTAAAGAAATCCTATTGTATCAACTTAGTGACTACTTTACAGCAAAATATAAGGACATTTTTGATGTTTTCTACAAAGAGGATAAGTATTTAGCCAAAAAACGTATTGCGTTATATTTGTCTTTTCAAGTAATAAGTACATTATTTATAGCCATTGCTTTGATTATGATTATACAAATATCATGGAAAGAAGAATTTCTCGTTGGCAGCATTTATGCATTAGTTCAAGCAGTATTATTAGCTAATCAAAATATTAACACAGTATCTCAAGGATTGATTTCATTGTGTGATCATAATCTGTATCTAGATGAATTATTCGCTTTTTTTAACATAAAACCTAAACAAGACAGTTCTAGAATGTTGCTAAGAGAGTCAGGTATACAAGCTGATTCAACGATAGAATGCATAGAATTTAAGAATGTTTCATTTGCTTACCCAGATCAAAAAGAATTGGCTCTCAAAGATATAAGTTTTAAAATGAAACGTGGTGAATCTCTTGCTCTAGTGGGCAGGAATGGATCAGGGAAAACAACAGTGATAAAACTTTTAACGGGGTTATATGAAGACTTTGAAGGAGATATTTTAATCAATTCTATCTCGGTTCGAAATTACAATAAAGAAATGCTTTACAAGAAAGTAGGTGTTATATTTCAAGATTTTGTCCAATTTGATTTTTCAGTAAGAGAAAATATAGGTTTTGGCAGTATAGGGGATCTTGAACTTGATACCAGGATGTGGGAATCGGCGCAACATACAGGAGTAGATTCGGTAATACGAGATTTGCCTAATCAATTAGAACAACAGCTAGGAAGAAACTTCGAAGGGGGGATACAGCTTTCAGGAGGGCAGTGGCAAAAGATTGCTATATCGAGAGCGCTCTTCAAAGATGCTGACGTTTATGTATTAGATGAGCCTAGTTCATTTCTTGATCCAGAATCGGAAAAACAAGTATTTAAACAATTTCAAAAATTCGTTGATAATAGACTATGCCTCTACATATCTCATCGCTATACCTCTGTTTTATATGCAGATAAAATTTTAGTTATGGAAAAGGGTCAGATAGTAGAAGGAGGAACCCACCAAGAACTAATTGAAAATAGAGGGTTTTACTATAATTTATTTTCTGACGAAATTCATACATTCCAGAAAGCGCTAGTTATTAATGATGTACGCTAA
- a CDS encoding alpha-N-arabinofuranosidase has protein sequence MAAAVKAKMIVDKSFRIAEVDKRIYGSFVEHLGRAVYGGIYEPTHSTSDESGFRNDVKELVKELDVPIIRYPGGNFVSGYNWEDGVGPVASRPRQLELAWRTVEPNEVGTNEFFKWAKDVGSEVMMAVNLGTRGIDAARNLVEYCNHPGGSYWSDLRRSHGIEQPHKIKTWCLGNEMDGPWQIGHKTAEEYGRLAVESAKAMRLIDPDIELVSCGSSSSTMPTFPEWEATTLDHTYEVADYISLHQYYGNHDNDTANYLARSMDMDHFIHTVISTCDYIKAKKRSKKKMMLSFDEWNVWYHSNDADKKIDPWSVAPPQLEDIYNFEDALLVGSMLITFLRHADRVKMACLAQLVNVIAPIMTENNGKAWKQTIFYPYLHASRYGRGVSLMPVVDSEKYDSKDFTDIPYLDSAVVYDEEGDALTVFAVNRHLSESLELTVDVRSFEGYRIVEHTVLEHDDLKATNSPAGEKVTPHNGGNAKLEDGIVKAHLGKASWNVIRLAKSH, from the coding sequence GTGGCAGCAGCTGTAAAAGCAAAGATGATTGTAGACAAATCTTTTCGTATTGCTGAAGTCGATAAACGCATTTATGGTTCTTTTGTAGAGCATCTCGGGCGTGCTGTATATGGTGGTATTTATGAGCCTACTCATTCGACTAGTGATGAAAGCGGTTTCCGCAATGATGTTAAAGAACTGGTAAAAGAGCTGGATGTTCCTATTATACGCTATCCGGGCGGCAATTTTGTATCCGGTTACAATTGGGAGGATGGTGTCGGCCCTGTTGCATCCAGACCTAGACAGTTGGAGCTGGCGTGGAGAACAGTGGAGCCGAATGAAGTAGGAACGAATGAATTTTTTAAATGGGCCAAGGATGTTGGCTCTGAAGTAATGATGGCGGTAAATCTGGGTACGCGTGGAATTGATGCGGCGCGTAATCTGGTGGAATATTGCAATCATCCAGGAGGCTCCTATTGGAGTGATTTACGTCGTAGTCACGGTATAGAGCAGCCACATAAGATTAAAACCTGGTGTCTTGGCAATGAGATGGACGGACCGTGGCAGATTGGGCACAAGACAGCGGAGGAATATGGCCGTCTGGCTGTAGAATCTGCAAAAGCCATGAGGCTGATTGATCCTGACATTGAACTTGTATCCTGTGGAAGCTCCAGCTCCACGATGCCGACGTTCCCGGAATGGGAGGCAACCACACTGGATCATACGTACGAGGTAGCCGACTATATTTCCCTGCACCAATACTACGGCAACCATGACAATGATACGGCTAATTATCTGGCACGTTCCATGGACATGGATCATTTTATTCATACTGTCATTTCGACTTGTGATTATATCAAAGCGAAGAAACGTAGCAAGAAAAAAATGATGCTCAGCTTTGACGAATGGAACGTATGGTACCACTCCAATGATGCAGACAAAAAAATCGATCCATGGTCTGTGGCACCACCGCAGCTTGAGGATATTTACAACTTTGAGGATGCATTGTTGGTGGGCAGCATGTTGATTACGTTCTTGCGTCACGCGGACCGTGTAAAAATGGCTTGCCTGGCTCAACTGGTCAACGTTATTGCGCCAATCATGACCGAGAATAACGGAAAAGCGTGGAAGCAAACGATCTTCTATCCGTATCTGCATGCTTCCCGTTATGGTCGTGGGGTATCACTGATGCCTGTAGTGGATTCCGAAAAATACGATTCCAAGGACTTTACAGACATTCCTTATCTGGATAGCGCTGTGGTTTATGATGAAGAGGGAGACGCGCTGACTGTCTTTGCAGTGAACCGTCACTTGTCTGAATCGCTGGAGCTGACGGTGGATGTACGCAGTTTCGAAGGCTACCGTATTGTCGAGCATACCGTGCTGGAGCATGATGATCTCAAAGCGACCAATAGCCCAGCTGGAGAAAAGGTTACGCCTCATAACGGTGGCAATGCCAAGCTTGAAGACGGAATTGTAAAAGCTCATTTGGGCAAAGCCTCGTGGAACGTTATTCGTCTTGCTAAATCTCATTAA
- a CDS encoding HSP90 family protein, with the protein MSQTDEYRFQVNLGGMIDILANHLYSSPRVFIREILQNATDAITARKELRKTEAESRSLKEDNTLEDTVSESNDYEGKVIVELSGAGDQQVLMIQDNGIGLSEEDIHRFLSIIGQSSKKGADLLTSETSFIGRFGIGLLSCFMVSDEIVVLTRSVKEGISMEWRGKPDGTYTIRRLETELPIGTQIYLRCKPGSEFYYEPAQVKDSLFYYGALLPYPVLLSVDGETKQVNLPSTSWMQDPEQLRSRRGEVLDLGYRLMGERFSDFIPLRTASGRTGGIAFILPRSVNLNSKRLHRVYLKHMLVSDKAENVLPEWAFFIKSLIWTDELQPTASREYFYENEQLDAVRSELGTCIREELLRMAEYEPDRLQHWIRLHELSMKALAVEDDEFLRIMHRWFSFESTFGRRELSELIREAGGRPLHYTATVDEYRQITHVAAAQSMLVINGGYIYDSEILDKLHWIDATLQTERLSPEDVSLSFTGLTQEEHTKYYDVLRVMDAALQPMRCRAELKRFEPASLPVLYTISQDALTLRSMEHTVEETTSLFSNVLDSLKAGVQQNAGYSTLYFNLSNPVVARIFEATDTQMITAATEMMYVNALMMGHYPMNRSELGLMNRSVLHFINWGLGNGQNT; encoded by the coding sequence ATGAGTCAAACAGACGAATATCGTTTTCAAGTAAATTTGGGCGGCATGATTGATATTTTGGCCAATCATTTATATAGCAGTCCACGGGTGTTTATACGTGAAATACTACAAAATGCAACAGATGCGATCACGGCTCGCAAGGAGCTACGAAAGACTGAAGCTGAAAGTAGATCATTGAAAGAAGACAATACCCTTGAAGATACAGTTTCTGAGAGTAACGACTATGAAGGCAAAGTCATCGTAGAGCTATCCGGTGCCGGGGATCAGCAGGTATTGATGATTCAGGATAACGGTATTGGATTGTCTGAAGAAGACATTCACCGGTTTCTGTCGATCATCGGGCAGTCTTCCAAGAAGGGGGCTGATTTGCTAACCTCGGAGACTTCATTTATCGGGCGTTTTGGGATTGGCTTGCTGTCTTGTTTTATGGTGAGCGATGAAATTGTAGTACTGACCCGTTCGGTGAAGGAAGGCATCTCTATGGAATGGAGAGGGAAGCCGGATGGGACGTATACGATTCGTCGATTAGAGACTGAGCTGCCTATAGGGACGCAAATTTATTTGCGCTGTAAGCCGGGGAGCGAGTTTTATTATGAGCCAGCGCAGGTGAAAGACTCCTTATTTTATTATGGAGCCTTGCTGCCATATCCTGTCCTGCTGTCTGTAGACGGGGAGACTAAGCAGGTCAATCTTCCATCGACAAGCTGGATGCAGGACCCGGAACAATTACGGAGTCGACGCGGTGAGGTGCTGGATTTAGGCTATCGCCTAATGGGTGAGCGCTTCAGTGATTTTATACCGCTGCGGACGGCATCGGGCAGAACAGGCGGGATTGCATTCATTTTGCCTCGCAGTGTTAATCTGAACAGCAAGCGGCTGCATCGGGTGTATCTGAAGCATATGCTCGTGTCCGACAAAGCGGAAAATGTATTGCCAGAATGGGCATTTTTCATTAAAAGCCTGATTTGGACAGACGAATTGCAACCAACGGCATCTCGTGAATACTTTTATGAAAATGAGCAGCTTGATGCGGTTCGTTCCGAATTGGGAACCTGTATTCGAGAAGAACTGCTTCGCATGGCGGAATATGAGCCAGACCGCTTGCAGCACTGGATTCGTTTGCACGAGCTATCCATGAAGGCGCTCGCGGTCGAGGATGATGAATTTCTGCGGATTATGCACCGCTGGTTTTCCTTCGAAAGTACTTTTGGGCGGCGCGAGCTGAGTGAACTGATCCGAGAGGCGGGCGGGCGTCCGCTCCATTACACGGCGACCGTGGATGAGTATCGCCAGATTACGCATGTGGCGGCAGCGCAATCGATGCTGGTGATCAACGGCGGATATATCTATGATTCAGAAATTTTGGATAAGCTGCACTGGATCGACGCTACCCTGCAAACAGAGCGACTCAGCCCTGAGGATGTATCTTTATCATTTACCGGGTTGACGCAGGAAGAGCACACCAAGTATTACGATGTGCTACGTGTGATGGATGCTGCTTTGCAGCCGATGCGCTGCCGTGCTGAGTTGAAGCGTTTTGAGCCTGCGAGCTTGCCTGTGCTTTACACCATTTCACAGGATGCACTAACCTTGCGCTCCATGGAACACACAGTTGAAGAGACCACTTCGCTTTTTTCCAATGTGCTCGATAGTCTAAAAGCGGGAGTCCAGCAGAACGCGGGCTATTCGACCTTGTATTTTAATTTAAGCAACCCGGTAGTGGCGCGGATTTTTGAAGCTACCGATACACAGATGATTACGGCTGCAACAGAAATGATGTATGTGAATGCGCTTATGATGGGTCACTATCCGATGAACCGCAGTGAGCTAGGGCTGATGAACCGGAGTGTGCTGCATTTTATCAATTGGGGATTAGGGAACGGACAGAATACGTAA
- a CDS encoding glycerophosphodiester phosphodiesterase, which yields MTMTQKVINFAHRGASGVCPENTMAAFRHALELGATGIETDVQRTQDGHLVLIHDESLERTTGCPLDVRDITLEELNKLDAGSWFDEKFRGERVPMLGELLELAQSSDTIINLELKNSIHLYPGMEEEVIAAVKRFGLEKRVILSSFNHESLALCAQIAPEIKTGALYIEIMVRPSEYATQFGATALHAYKQVVTPEAVSEALALGVVYHPWTVNEPEEMERLLEAGVNGIITDYPDRLAHILAVHSS from the coding sequence GTGACTATGACCCAGAAGGTAATTAATTTTGCGCATCGCGGAGCTTCCGGGGTATGTCCTGAAAATACAATGGCGGCTTTCCGCCACGCGTTGGAACTGGGAGCAACAGGCATTGAAACGGATGTGCAGCGTACCCAAGATGGGCATTTGGTGCTGATTCACGATGAGTCGCTGGAGCGCACGACAGGTTGCCCGCTGGATGTAAGAGATATCACGCTGGAAGAATTAAATAAACTGGATGCAGGCAGTTGGTTTGATGAGAAATTTCGAGGCGAGCGGGTACCGATGCTGGGTGAGTTACTGGAACTGGCACAGTCCTCGGATACCATTATTAATCTGGAACTGAAAAATAGCATTCATCTCTATCCGGGGATGGAGGAAGAGGTCATTGCCGCTGTGAAGCGCTTTGGATTGGAAAAGCGGGTGATCTTATCCAGCTTCAATCATGAATCGCTCGCGCTCTGTGCGCAGATTGCCCCCGAGATCAAGACGGGAGCGCTCTATATTGAGATTATGGTTCGCCCATCGGAGTATGCAACCCAATTCGGGGCTACAGCACTTCATGCCTACAAGCAAGTGGTTACACCGGAAGCGGTGTCCGAGGCTTTGGCATTAGGCGTTGTCTACCACCCATGGACGGTGAATGAGCCGGAGGAAATGGAGCGTCTGCTGGAGGCCGGAGTGAACGGCATCATCACAGACTATCCTGATCGGTTGGCGCACATTCTAGCTGTCCACTCTTCCTAA
- a CDS encoding class I SAM-dependent methyltransferase, producing MIPEGNLQSNVDRFNGFADNYDQHRPEAPSLVVEIISRYLDRNVALVADIGCGTGLSTFIWKDTARRIVGIEPNPDMRGIAQRKLERAGTTMTGTISFESGFSNNLPFEDGTVDVITCSQSFHWMDPESTLQEAGRVLAQGGVFAAFDCDWPPVLQWQIEQAYTELITKADTVLEQEAPVEQQAHKWSKDQHLANLHHSGQFRYIREIVFHNREQCDAARYTGLALSQGGIQSLFKLGNRTLDDDIARFVKLVENHFEGRTLDILFSYRMRIGIK from the coding sequence ATGATACCTGAGGGAAATCTGCAAAGTAATGTGGATCGTTTCAATGGCTTTGCCGACAACTACGATCAACACCGTCCAGAAGCGCCATCACTCGTCGTGGAAATCATCAGCCGCTATCTGGATCGGAACGTAGCGCTAGTTGCCGATATTGGCTGCGGTACTGGGCTCTCTACTTTCATATGGAAAGACACCGCTCGTCGAATCGTCGGCATCGAGCCTAACCCGGACATGAGAGGAATAGCGCAGCGCAAGCTGGAGAGAGCAGGAACGACAATGACAGGTACCATTTCCTTCGAAAGCGGGTTCTCCAACAACCTGCCCTTTGAGGACGGCACTGTAGATGTCATCACCTGCTCTCAATCCTTTCACTGGATGGACCCCGAGAGCACACTCCAGGAAGCAGGCAGGGTCTTGGCACAAGGCGGCGTGTTCGCAGCCTTTGACTGTGACTGGCCTCCTGTGCTGCAATGGCAGATCGAGCAAGCTTATACAGAGCTTATCACCAAAGCTGATACCGTTTTGGAACAGGAAGCTCCTGTAGAGCAACAGGCTCATAAATGGAGCAAGGATCAGCATCTAGCTAATCTGCACCATAGCGGGCAATTCCGCTATATTCGGGAGATTGTCTTCCACAATCGTGAGCAATGTGACGCTGCTCGTTATACTGGGCTCGCTCTTAGCCAGGGAGGAATTCAGAGCCTGTTCAAACTTGGCAATCGAACGCTTGACGACGATATAGCCCGCTTCGTGAAGCTGGTTGAGAATCATTTTGAAGGCAGAACACTGGATATCCTGTTTAGCTATCGTATGAGAATCGGCATCAAGTAG
- the galU gene encoding UTP--glucose-1-phosphate uridylyltransferase GalU, translated as MRKITKAVIPAAGLGTRFLPATKALPKEMLPIVDKPAIQYIVEEAIKSGIESIIIVTGRNKKAIEDHFDKSVELEQVLESKGKYDLLREVQSIGGKAVIHYIRQKEPLGLGHAVRCARQFIGDEPFAVLLGDDIMNSSTPAIRQMMDVYEATGKQVVGVRTVEEQDVSKYGIIGSTHQNGLIHEVGGLVEKPSPADAPSRQAVIGRYVLEPSIFSILENMSTGAGGEYQLTDALHQVALQNQLLALELEGTRYDIGDKAGYLEAVLHMGMQREDLRPMLDSMMREWALASMIK; from the coding sequence ATGAGAAAAATTACAAAAGCCGTTATCCCTGCCGCCGGTTTGGGAACCCGTTTTTTGCCAGCTACGAAAGCTTTACCAAAAGAGATGCTTCCAATCGTAGATAAACCAGCCATTCAATATATCGTTGAAGAAGCCATCAAATCTGGAATTGAGAGCATCATTATCGTTACGGGGCGTAATAAAAAAGCCATCGAAGACCATTTTGACAAGTCTGTAGAGCTGGAGCAAGTACTGGAGAGCAAGGGAAAATATGATCTTCTGCGTGAAGTTCAAAGCATCGGAGGCAAGGCAGTCATCCACTATATCCGTCAAAAAGAACCGCTCGGCTTGGGACATGCGGTACGCTGCGCCCGTCAGTTCATTGGCGATGAGCCCTTCGCCGTGTTATTGGGCGATGATATTATGAATTCCTCCACTCCGGCGATTCGTCAGATGATGGATGTATACGAAGCCACTGGCAAGCAAGTGGTCGGCGTGCGTACGGTAGAAGAACAGGATGTAAGTAAATACGGCATTATTGGCTCCACTCACCAAAATGGCCTTATTCATGAAGTCGGCGGACTTGTTGAAAAACCATCCCCGGCAGATGCTCCTTCGCGGCAGGCTGTCATTGGTCGCTATGTATTGGAGCCTTCTATTTTCTCCATATTGGAGAACATGTCCACTGGAGCGGGCGGTGAATACCAATTGACAGATGCTCTGCATCAAGTAGCATTGCAGAACCAACTGCTTGCATTGGAACTGGAGGGCACACGCTACGATATTGGTGATAAAGCTGGCTATCTGGAAGCAGTGCTCCACATGGGCATGCAGCGCGAAGATTTGCGTCCAATGCTTGACTCCATGATGCGTGAGTGGGCACTTGCTTCAATGATAAAATAG
- a CDS encoding GtrA family protein, which yields MKSRMAQLLPMIRFGIVGLVNTGVDYIIFMLLAWTGVPVVVAQIISYSCGTANSYILNSKWTFSKQQANNTSKGQLLKFIVINLIVLGITSLLLQVLHTETKLPLALGKLIATAAGMIINYIGSRYWVFGSPSRKESESL from the coding sequence ATGAAAAGTCGCATGGCCCAGCTGCTTCCTATGATCCGATTTGGCATCGTAGGTCTGGTGAATACAGGAGTAGATTATATCATTTTTATGCTACTGGCTTGGACCGGAGTGCCGGTCGTGGTAGCGCAGATCATTTCGTACAGCTGCGGCACAGCCAACAGTTATATTTTGAACAGCAAATGGACATTCAGCAAACAACAAGCAAACAACACAAGCAAAGGTCAGTTACTCAAATTTATCGTCATCAACCTCATCGTATTGGGGATAACCTCCTTATTGCTGCAAGTGCTTCACACTGAAACCAAGCTGCCGCTTGCTTTAGGCAAGCTGATCGCCACCGCAGCCGGAATGATCATCAATTATATCGGGAGCCGATACTGGGTGTTCGGTTCCCCATCCCGAAAGGAAAGTGAATCTCTATGA
- a CDS encoding glycosyltransferase family 2 protein — protein sequence MSEPIRYSIVIPMYNEEAVITETYRRLKQVMGSMGEPYELIFVNDGSSDRSVQLIKEFSLRDDTIVLIDFSRNFGHQLAITAGMDYAVGEAVVVIDADLQDPPELIVEMANKWKEGYEVVYAKRLKRNGETRFKKWSASLFYRVLKASTDINIPVDTGDFRLMDRKVIDELKRLPENNRFVRGLVSWIGFKQTAVEYERDERLAGETKYPLKRMIKLSLDGITSFSIKPLKLAGYIGALLSMSGFLYLMYVLFLNFFTDSYVMKGWSSMISISLIFDGVILIILGIMGEYIGRIYDETKARPLYIVRERLGGQYDNGPTHAMKVPEQRESLYMKGARDSLISGGRTVRDNSAVYTGPKSGRGA from the coding sequence ATGAGTGAACCTATCCGTTATTCCATAGTTATCCCGATGTACAACGAGGAAGCCGTTATTACAGAAACCTATCGGAGACTGAAACAAGTCATGGGCTCAATGGGCGAGCCCTACGAGCTGATCTTCGTCAATGATGGAAGTTCGGACCGCAGCGTCCAACTCATCAAGGAATTCAGTCTCAGAGATGACACGATTGTATTGATTGATTTCTCTCGCAACTTTGGTCATCAGCTAGCAATTACCGCCGGGATGGATTATGCGGTGGGAGAGGCAGTCGTCGTCATTGACGCTGACCTCCAGGACCCGCCGGAACTGATTGTTGAGATGGCTAACAAGTGGAAGGAAGGCTATGAAGTCGTCTACGCCAAACGACTCAAACGCAATGGTGAAACTCGCTTCAAGAAATGGTCTGCCAGCCTCTTTTACCGCGTACTTAAAGCATCAACGGATATTAATATCCCGGTCGACACCGGGGACTTCCGCCTAATGGATCGCAAGGTCATAGATGAATTGAAACGTCTGCCGGAAAATAACAGATTCGTGCGCGGTCTGGTCAGTTGGATCGGTTTTAAACAAACTGCTGTTGAATATGAGCGCGATGAGCGGCTTGCAGGCGAAACCAAGTATCCGCTAAAACGCATGATCAAGCTCAGTCTCGACGGGATCACATCCTTTTCGATTAAGCCACTCAAGCTGGCAGGTTATATCGGCGCACTTTTGTCCATGTCCGGCTTCCTGTATCTGATGTATGTATTGTTTCTTAACTTTTTCACCGATTCCTATGTGATGAAAGGCTGGTCATCCATGATTAGCATCAGCCTGATCTTCGACGGAGTGATTCTGATTATTCTCGGTATCATGGGTGAATATATTGGACGGATTTATGACGAAACCAAAGCACGTCCACTCTACATTGTCCGTGAGCGTCTGGGTGGACAATACGATAACGGTCCGACACATGCTATGAAGGTTCCTGAACAACGCGAGTCCCTGTACATGAAAGGAGCCCGTGACAGTCTGATTTCGGGTGGACGTACAGTACGCGACAACAGCGCGGTATATACTGGACCCAAATCCGGTCGTGGGGCCTAA